The region GCGTTAGGGGCACTCTCACCTAACCCACCAACAATGTCGGCCAGCACGGCTTCCGGCGCCTCATGGCGCGGATTGTCGCTGGTGAACACCACCTGGTCGGCCAAGCGGGCCGCAATCGCGCCCATCAGCGGGCGCTTGCTGCGGTCGCGGTTGCCGCCGCAGCCAAACACCACCGCCAATTGCCCACTGCGGGCAGCGGCCAGTGGGCGCAGAGCTTGCAGGGCTTTGTCCAGGGCATCGGGCGTGTGGGCGTAGTCGACCACCAATTGCGGCAACTCCGTGCCGTTGCCGACGCGCTGCATGCGGCCCGGCACCGGCGTCACCAAAGCGGCCACGCGGGCGACCTCGGCCAGCGGGTGACCCAGGGCGCGCAGGCCGCCAATCACGGCCAGCAGATTGGCAATGTTGTATTCACCGATCAAGCCTGTTTCCAACAATAGCGACTCGGCCGTGCCTTGCTCGCGCAAGGTGAAAGCCAGGCCGCCGGCGCGGTAATGCAGGTCGTGGGCTGACAGGCGCGCGGCATCGCTGCCCAGGGCATAGGTCCACAGGTCCAGCTTGCCAGCCAGCTCGGCGGCCAGTTCCACACCCTTGGGGTCATCCAGATTCAGCACAGCGGCTTGCAGGCCGGGCCAGTCGAACAGCTCGCGCTTGGCCGCCCAGTAGGCATCCATGCTGCCGTGATAGTCCAGATGGTCTTGGGTGAAATTGGTGAACAGGGCCACGCGAATGGCGGTGCCATCCAGGCGATGCTCTTTCAAACCGATGCTGGACGCCTCGATGGCGCAGGCGCTGAAGCCCTGCTCAGCCATGCGGCGAAAGCCCTGCTGCAACAGCACGGGGTCAGGTGTTGTCAGGCCGGTGTATTCAATTTGCGCGGGGGCCGCATTGCCAGGCACGGGCGGTTGGCCGACGCCCAAGGTGCCGACCACGCCGCAGCGCAGGCCCAGCAAGCTCAGGGCTTGCGCGGTCCACCAGGCGGTGGAGGTCTTGCCATTGGTGCCGGTGCTGGCGATCACGCTCAAGGCCTGGGCCGGCTGGCCGTAATACGCGGCGGCGATCAGGCCGGTCTTGCTTTTCAGCCCCGGCAAGGAAGCCACGCGGGCATCCACAAAAGCGTAGGGCTCGACACCATCGTCTTCCACCAGGCAGGTGGAGGCGCCGGCCGCCAGGGCCTGAGCGACGAACTCACGGCCATCGCGCGCATAGCCGGGCCAGGCGATGAAGGCATCACCCGG is a window of Paucibacter sp. KCTC 42545 DNA encoding:
- a CDS encoding UDP-N-acetylmuramoyl-L-alanyl-D-glutamate--2,6-diaminopimelate ligase → MLTKLKSPEAAARWLQEWTTGALRTDSRAVQPGDAFIAWPGYARDGREFVAQALAAGASTCLVEDDGVEPYAFVDARVASLPGLKSKTGLIAAAYYGQPAQALSVIASTGTNGKTSTAWWTAQALSLLGLRCGVVGTLGVGQPPVPGNAAPAQIEYTGLTTPDPVLLQQGFRRMAEQGFSACAIEASSIGLKEHRLDGTAIRVALFTNFTQDHLDYHGSMDAYWAAKRELFDWPGLQAAVLNLDDPKGVELAAELAGKLDLWTYALGSDAARLSAHDLHYRAGGLAFTLREQGTAESLLLETGLIGEYNIANLLAVIGGLRALGHPLAEVARVAALVTPVPGRMQRVGNGTELPQLVVDYAHTPDALDKALQALRPLAAARSGQLAVVFGCGGNRDRSKRPLMGAIAARLADQVVFTSDNPRHEAPEAVLADIVGGLGESAPNAAHQQITDRRAAIAQAVQQAGCRDVILVAGKGHEDYQEVAGVREHFSDVEEARAALILRAGL